A region of Spiribacter roseus DNA encodes the following proteins:
- the rplL gene encoding 50S ribosomal protein L7/L12 — protein sequence MAVSKEDILESISNMTVMEVVELIEAMEEKFGVTAAAAVAAAPAAGGGEGEAAEEQTEFDVVLTGFGENKVGVIKAVRGATGLGLKEAKTLVEGVPAPVKEGATKEEADELKGQLEEAGATVELK from the coding sequence ATGGCCGTTTCCAAGGAAGACATCCTCGAGAGCATCTCGAACATGACCGTCATGGAGGTCGTCGAGCTCATCGAGGCGATGGAAGAGAAGTTTGGTGTCACCGCTGCCGCCGCCGTCGCTGCAGCACCCGCCGCCGGTGGCGGTGAGGGTGAAGCCGCCGAAGAGCAGACCGAGTTCGACGTAGTCCTGACGGGCTTCGGCGAGAACAAGGTCGGCGTCATCAAGGCGGTCCGCGGCGCCACGGGTCTGGGTCTCAAGGAGGCCAAGACGCTGGTCGAGGGCGTCCCGGCGCCGGTCAAGGAAGGCGCCACCAAGGAAGAAGCCGACGAGCTGAAGGGTCAGCTCGAAGAGGCGGGCGCCACGGTCGAGCTCAAGTAG
- the rplJ gene encoding 50S ribosomal protein L10: MGVSLEQKKRMVQEVAEVAGQAHSAVAAEYRGLSAGDMDSLRVQARDAGVYVRVVKNTLAKRAVEGTQFECMSEDLEGPLVLAFSQEDPGSAARVLKSFAKEHEQLVVKMLAVGGEKYPGSEIDRLATLPTYDEAISRLMATMQAPVQKLATTLNEVPGKLVRTVSAVKDAKQ; encoded by the coding sequence ATGGGCGTAAGTCTGGAACAGAAAAAGCGGATGGTGCAGGAAGTCGCTGAGGTGGCTGGTCAGGCCCATTCCGCGGTTGCCGCGGAATACCGGGGTCTGTCCGCCGGTGATATGGATAGCCTGCGTGTGCAGGCCCGGGATGCGGGCGTTTATGTGCGGGTGGTTAAGAACACCCTCGCGAAGCGCGCCGTCGAGGGCACGCAGTTCGAGTGCATGAGCGAAGACCTTGAAGGTCCGCTGGTGCTCGCGTTCTCGCAGGAAGATCCCGGCTCAGCCGCCCGTGTTCTCAAGAGCTTTGCCAAGGAACACGAACAGCTGGTAGTGAAAATGCTGGCGGTCGGCGGGGAGAAATACCCCGGGTCCGAGATCGACCGGCTGGCCACACTGCCCACCTACGACGAGGCGATCAGTCGCCTCATGGCGACCATGCAGGCGCCGGTACAGAAGCTCGCCACCACCCTCAACGAGGTGCCCGGCAAGCTGGTGCGTACCGTCTCCGCGGTCAAGGACGCCAAGCAGTAG
- the rplA gene encoding 50S ribosomal protein L1, whose amino-acid sequence MAKLTKRQRVFEEKIDRDRLYPAQEAFNLLKELATAKFTESIDVAVNLGIDPRKGDQMVRGSTVLPNGTGKTVRVAVFAQGANAEAAEAAGADTVGMDDLAERMQGGELDYDVVIASPDAMGVVGKLGRLLGPRGLMPNPRVGTVATDVAEAVRNAKAGQVRYRADRGGLIHCSLGKADFEPEALAQNLQALINDLQKIKPASSKGVYLKRATVSTTMGPGVPVDLGALT is encoded by the coding sequence ATGGCAAAACTGACCAAGCGCCAGCGCGTATTCGAAGAGAAGATCGACCGCGACCGCCTGTACCCGGCCCAGGAGGCGTTCAACCTGCTCAAGGAGCTCGCCACCGCGAAGTTCACCGAGTCCATCGACGTCGCCGTCAATCTGGGGATTGATCCGCGCAAGGGTGATCAGATGGTGCGCGGCTCAACGGTGCTGCCGAATGGCACCGGCAAGACCGTCCGGGTCGCCGTGTTCGCCCAGGGGGCCAATGCCGAGGCCGCCGAGGCGGCCGGTGCCGATACGGTGGGAATGGACGACCTGGCCGAGCGCATGCAGGGCGGCGAACTGGATTATGACGTGGTCATCGCCAGCCCGGACGCCATGGGCGTCGTGGGTAAGCTGGGCCGTCTGCTGGGCCCGCGGGGGCTGATGCCCAACCCGCGCGTAGGCACAGTCGCCACGGATGTGGCCGAGGCCGTGCGCAACGCCAAGGCCGGGCAGGTGCGCTACCGCGCCGACCGTGGCGGGCTGATTCATTGCAGCCTCGGCAAGGCCGATTTCGAGCCGGAGGCCCTCGCGCAGAACCTCCAGGCCCTGATCAATGATCTGCAGAAGATCAAGCCGGCCTCGTCGAAGGGTGTCTATCTCAAACGGGCCACGGTCTCCACGACGATGGGGCCGGGGGTGCCGGTGGATTTGGGGGCGCTGACCTAG
- the rplK gene encoding 50S ribosomal protein L11: protein MARKVEAYIKLQVPAGAAKPSPPVGPALGQHGLNIMEFCKAFNAQTQDMEQGLPTPVVITVYSDRSFTFITKTPPAAVLLKKAAGIKSGSGTPHTTKVGTVNREQLEEIAQTKWPDLNAAGMEAAVKTIAGSARSMGLNVEGV, encoded by the coding sequence ATGGCGAGAAAAGTCGAAGCCTACATCAAGCTGCAGGTCCCCGCCGGGGCCGCCAAGCCGAGCCCGCCGGTGGGGCCGGCGCTGGGTCAGCATGGTCTGAACATCATGGAGTTCTGCAAGGCGTTCAACGCGCAGACCCAGGACATGGAGCAGGGTCTGCCGACCCCGGTGGTGATCACCGTTTACTCCGACCGCAGCTTTACGTTCATCACCAAGACACCGCCGGCCGCGGTTCTCCTCAAAAAGGCCGCGGGCATCAAGTCGGGCAGCGGCACGCCGCACACCACCAAGGTGGGCACGGTGAATCGTGAGCAGCTCGAGGAGATCGCGCAGACGAAGTGGCCCGATCTCAATGCCGCTGGTATGGAAGCGGCGGTCAAGACGATCGCCGGCTCCGCCCGCAGCATGGGCCTGAACGTGGAGGGGGTGTAA
- the nusG gene encoding transcription termination/antitermination protein NusG has protein sequence MAKRWYVVHAYSGFENQVKKALEEHIARAGMEDEFGEVLVPAEEVVEMKEGQQRRSERKFFPGYVLVQMEMGDDTWHLVKNVPRVMGFIGPSRGRPAPISDAEAANILDRVREGVDKPRPKVLFEVGEVVRVTDGPFNDFNGVVEEVNYEKSRLRVAVLIFGRSTPVELDFSQVEKT, from the coding sequence ATGGCGAAACGCTGGTACGTCGTTCACGCGTATTCCGGGTTTGAAAACCAGGTGAAAAAGGCGCTCGAGGAGCACATCGCGCGGGCCGGCATGGAAGACGAGTTCGGCGAGGTGCTGGTACCCGCGGAAGAAGTCGTCGAGATGAAGGAAGGCCAGCAGCGTCGCAGCGAGCGCAAGTTCTTCCCGGGCTATGTCCTGGTGCAGATGGAAATGGGCGACGACACCTGGCATCTGGTCAAGAACGTGCCGCGGGTGATGGGGTTCATCGGTCCGTCGCGGGGGCGCCCGGCGCCGATCTCCGACGCCGAGGCCGCCAACATTCTTGATCGCGTCCGGGAGGGCGTCGACAAGCCGCGTCCGAAGGTGCTGTTCGAAGTCGGCGAAGTGGTGCGCGTGACCGACGGCCCGTTCAACGACTTCAATGGCGTGGTCGAGGAAGTCAACTACGAGAAGAGCCGCCTGCGGGTGGCGGTTCTGATCTTCGGTCGCTCCACCCCGGTGGAGCTCGATTTCAGTCAGGTCGAAAAGACCTAG
- the secE gene encoding preprotein translocase subunit SecE → MSANDQTTTTGTDKAKLTLAAATFLAGVVGFYGLEGQSDLIRVVGMVAVAGIAIAIAMTSQPGRNAWSFAREARQELRRVVWPTRQESIQTTLVVLVMVFIVAILLWLMDMFFMWGVGALVRPGG, encoded by the coding sequence ATGAGCGCAAACGATCAGACGACGACCACGGGTACGGACAAGGCCAAACTGACTTTGGCCGCCGCGACCTTCCTTGCAGGTGTGGTCGGTTTCTATGGCCTCGAAGGCCAGTCCGACCTGATTCGCGTGGTGGGCATGGTGGCCGTGGCAGGCATCGCCATCGCCATCGCAATGACCAGCCAGCCCGGGCGGAATGCCTGGAGCTTCGCCCGCGAGGCGCGCCAGGAGCTGCGCCGCGTGGTGTGGCCGACCCGGCAGGAGTCGATTCAGACGACGCTGGTCGTGCTGGTCATGGTTTTCATCGTCGCCATCCTGCTGTGGCTGATGGATATGTTTTTCATGTGGGGCGTTGGCGCCCTCGTACGCCCCGGAGGCTGA
- the tuf gene encoding elongation factor Tu, with product MAKAKFERSKPHVNVGTIGHVDHGKTTLTAAMTKVLAAEYGGVAQDFSQIDNAPEERERGITIATAHVEYETHDRHYAHVDCPGHADYVKNMITGAAQMDGAILVVSAADGPMPQTREHILLARQVGVPSIVVFLNKADMVDDAELLELVEMEVRELLSSYDFPGDDVPVITGSALKALEGDTSEMGSQAIVKLVQAMDEYMPEPERAVDGAFLMPIEDVFSISGRGTVVTGRVERGIIKTGSDVEIVGINPTTKTVVTGVEMFRKLLDEGRAGDNIGALLRGTKRDDVERGQVLCKPGSITPHTKFECEVYVLGKDEGGRHTPFFDGYRPQFYFRTTDVTGACDLPSGTEMVMPGDNVQMTVSLIAPIAMEEGLRFAVREGGRTVGAGVVSKILG from the coding sequence GTGGCCAAGGCGAAATTTGAGCGCAGCAAGCCGCACGTAAACGTTGGCACGATTGGTCATGTTGACCATGGCAAGACGACGCTGACGGCGGCGATGACGAAGGTACTGGCGGCTGAGTACGGTGGGGTCGCGCAGGACTTCAGCCAGATTGACAATGCGCCGGAAGAGCGTGAGCGGGGTATTACGATTGCCACCGCGCATGTGGAGTACGAGACGCATGACCGGCACTACGCGCACGTGGACTGTCCGGGGCACGCGGACTATGTGAAGAACATGATCACCGGTGCCGCGCAGATGGACGGGGCGATTCTGGTGGTCTCGGCGGCGGATGGTCCGATGCCGCAGACGCGTGAGCACATTCTGCTGGCGCGCCAGGTGGGTGTGCCGTCGATTGTGGTGTTCCTGAACAAGGCGGACATGGTCGACGATGCCGAGCTGCTCGAGCTTGTTGAGATGGAAGTCCGTGAGCTGCTCTCGAGCTACGACTTCCCGGGCGATGATGTGCCGGTGATCACGGGCTCGGCGCTGAAGGCGCTCGAGGGGGATACCTCGGAGATGGGCTCGCAGGCGATCGTCAAGCTGGTGCAGGCGATGGACGAGTACATGCCGGAGCCGGAGCGGGCGGTGGACGGTGCGTTCCTGATGCCCATCGAGGATGTGTTCTCGATCTCGGGCCGTGGCACGGTGGTGACCGGTCGCGTGGAGCGCGGCATCATCAAGACCGGCTCGGATGTGGAGATCGTGGGCATCAACCCGACGACCAAGACGGTGGTCACGGGGGTGGAGATGTTCCGCAAGCTGCTCGACGAGGGGCGTGCCGGGGATAACATCGGCGCGCTGCTGCGCGGGACCAAGCGCGATGATGTCGAGCGCGGCCAGGTGCTGTGCAAGCCCGGGTCGATCACGCCGCACACGAAGTTCGAGTGCGAGGTGTATGTGCTGGGCAAGGACGAGGGCGGCCGTCACACGCCGTTCTTTGACGGCTACCGCCCGCAGTTCTACTTCCGGACCACGGATGTGACCGGTGCCTGCGACCTGCCCTCGGGCACGGAGATGGTGATGCCGGGTGATAACGTGCAGATGACCGTGTCGCTGATCGCGCCGATCGCGATGGAAGAGGGTCTGCGCTTCGCGGTCCGCGAGGGCGGCCGCACCGTCGGTGCCGGCGTCGTCTCCAAGATCCTCGGGTAA
- a CDS encoding DUF4214 domain-containing protein: MAYDYNTDWLGSGTDAFKALMATHEDALAYGQTLSSKPVTYSFYTESERPPYSDYSYVPTGESAQFEAFSQREKDLTQAVFDQVAAFTGLSFEEVAPGEGDVRFGTHNMTMGGYANYPSDYYEYGNNFVSTDLVGRDFAETLIHEIGHSLGLKHPQPYNGGYESAVLPDALDTPLMSVMTYNAIDTSPSYYSPVNTLSFGPLDIHALQQMYGRADDGSGITYRVDESSAAGDSVVSGFSTVSFDLDLSGAEGSDFMWLFGTTGQDKLYLGEVGGRVDADLESGRISIGETETLGSVYDWASGTKNSAAFGEVGNIRLAPDTDEAAHGVEHVVFTEHTDIVNLGDLASTIELRGGDDRVSGFAGGVDLDAGLGEDVWRPGISYQDSEARQSESGLTLTSNGSTVDFSGFSEVAFSDDRLVIGPSGDSLEAQAYRIYKAAFDRLPDLEGLGFWVNALESGVGVDEVAAEFVASDEMAEKYGASLTDRAYVDALYNNVLGRSPDDDGFEFWLNAIENNPAVSEESLLVEFAESTENVENVAGIIDEGVMYLEWA; encoded by the coding sequence ATGGCCTATGACTACAACACGGACTGGCTTGGATCGGGTACGGACGCATTCAAAGCGCTCATGGCAACGCATGAGGATGCGCTCGCATACGGACAGACATTGAGCAGTAAACCAGTTACGTATTCCTTCTATACCGAGAGTGAGCGGCCTCCGTATTCGGATTACAGCTACGTACCGACTGGAGAGTCTGCGCAATTCGAGGCCTTCAGTCAGAGGGAAAAGGATCTAACCCAGGCGGTTTTTGATCAGGTGGCAGCGTTTACCGGGCTCAGCTTTGAGGAAGTAGCCCCCGGGGAAGGGGATGTTCGCTTCGGGACGCACAACATGACCATGGGAGGGTATGCGAACTACCCGAGTGATTACTACGAATATGGGAATAATTTCGTCAGTACGGATCTCGTAGGGCGTGACTTCGCGGAGACCCTGATCCACGAGATCGGTCACTCGCTGGGGCTTAAGCATCCGCAGCCCTACAATGGTGGATATGAATCGGCAGTGCTTCCCGATGCACTTGATACGCCATTGATGTCGGTCATGACCTACAATGCGATCGATACGTCACCATCATATTACTCACCTGTGAACACGCTATCGTTTGGGCCCCTCGATATTCATGCGCTCCAGCAGATGTACGGGCGTGCGGATGATGGGTCGGGTATCACCTACCGAGTTGATGAGTCGTCTGCAGCGGGCGATTCGGTCGTCAGCGGCTTTTCGACGGTGAGCTTTGATCTTGATCTCTCTGGCGCCGAGGGCTCGGACTTTATGTGGCTTTTCGGCACCACAGGGCAGGATAAGCTCTACCTCGGAGAAGTTGGCGGCCGTGTCGACGCAGATCTTGAATCCGGTCGAATCTCGATCGGCGAGACCGAGACCCTCGGCAGCGTCTACGATTGGGCATCGGGGACGAAGAACTCGGCGGCGTTCGGCGAGGTCGGGAACATTCGGCTCGCACCGGATACGGACGAGGCCGCCCACGGGGTTGAACATGTCGTGTTCACCGAACACACCGACATTGTAAACCTCGGAGACCTTGCTTCCACGATCGAGTTGCGGGGCGGCGACGACCGCGTCAGCGGCTTCGCGGGCGGTGTCGACCTGGACGCAGGGTTGGGTGAAGACGTCTGGCGCCCAGGCATCAGTTACCAAGACAGTGAGGCACGTCAAAGCGAGAGTGGGTTAACGCTAACATCTAATGGCAGTACGGTGGATTTTTCGGGGTTCAGCGAGGTTGCGTTCTCCGACGATCGACTCGTAATAGGGCCCTCCGGCGACTCTCTCGAAGCTCAGGCGTACAGAATCTATAAGGCTGCATTTGATCGGTTGCCGGATCTGGAAGGGCTTGGCTTTTGGGTCAACGCCCTCGAGTCAGGTGTTGGGGTGGATGAGGTCGCTGCGGAGTTCGTTGCGTCCGATGAGATGGCCGAAAAGTACGGCGCCTCACTGACTGATAGAGCCTATGTTGATGCCCTTTACAACAACGTGCTCGGTCGGTCGCCCGATGATGATGGGTTCGAGTTTTGGCTCAACGCGATCGAGAATAACCCGGCTGTCTCTGAGGAGAGTCTTTTGGTCGAATTCGCCGAATCGACCGAGAATGTTGAGAATGTGGCGGGCATCATTGACGAGGGGGTGATGTATCTCGAGTGGGCGTGA
- a CDS encoding glycosyltransferase family 2 protein has translation MTQPMTAHPPSTQWTLSLIVPVLNEAHSLRRFLDETLEVLLPVVPALEVIFIDDGSTDGTLEILRELSSTYPGARYVSFSRNFGKEAALSAGLQHATGDAVVPMDADLQHPPEAVIDFIDVWRHRGVEVVYGIPASKQAETASKTATSSWFYRLFNKISEVDIPASAGDFRLLDRVVVDTINRLPERNRFMKGIYAWAGFRSEAVIYQQRGRLTGTSRFNYWKLWNFALDGFIGFSTWPLRIWTYIGGIIALSAFVYMAIIITKTLIWGIDTPGYASLMSAVLFFGGMQLLSIGILGEYVARMFSETKRRPLYVVMETDST, from the coding sequence ATGACGCAACCAATGACTGCACACCCTCCCTCCACTCAGTGGACGCTGTCACTGATCGTGCCGGTTCTGAACGAGGCCCACTCACTCAGGCGATTTCTGGATGAAACGCTCGAGGTACTGCTGCCGGTGGTGCCCGCCCTGGAGGTAATCTTCATCGACGATGGCTCAACTGATGGAACCCTAGAAATCCTGCGTGAGCTGTCGAGCACTTATCCAGGCGCACGATATGTGTCCTTTTCGAGGAATTTCGGCAAAGAGGCTGCCTTGAGCGCCGGCCTCCAGCATGCGACGGGGGATGCGGTCGTCCCCATGGATGCGGATCTGCAGCACCCCCCGGAAGCGGTGATCGATTTCATCGACGTCTGGCGTCACCGAGGCGTCGAGGTGGTGTACGGCATCCCCGCATCCAAACAAGCAGAGACGGCTAGCAAGACCGCCACTTCCTCCTGGTTCTATCGGTTGTTCAATAAAATATCCGAGGTTGATATCCCTGCTTCCGCCGGTGACTTCCGCCTGCTTGACCGTGTGGTGGTGGATACGATCAATCGGCTGCCCGAGCGTAACCGTTTTATGAAAGGCATCTATGCCTGGGCCGGTTTCCGATCTGAAGCAGTTATCTATCAACAACGTGGACGTCTGACGGGAACGAGCCGATTCAATTACTGGAAACTATGGAACTTTGCGCTCGACGGTTTCATTGGCTTTTCAACCTGGCCGTTAAGAATCTGGACCTACATCGGCGGTATCATCGCTTTATCAGCCTTCGTGTATATGGCCATCATTATCACCAAGACACTGATATGGGGTATCGATACGCCCGGATATGCTTCGCTGATGTCTGCGGTTCTCTTTTTCGGGGGCATGCAATTGCTGTCGATCGGCATACTCGGTGAGTACGTCGCGAGGATGTTTTCTGAGACCAAACGTCGACCGCTATACGTCGTCATGGAGACCGATTCCACATGA
- a CDS encoding DUF6311 domain-containing protein, with amino-acid sequence MTGDAPWWHAQREDISQYLAGLNAFLAEPWNFPLLSVQSIVYPQGTNAIFLDVIPALALILKLFVPDTALPINPYGAWLAASITLQAVFGWLILRTLQVRQWGALIALSFFLVSFPALTHRLGHVSLTSHWLLLAGLLLYLRGWQETRLPLISWSALLLIAFYINLYLTAMLIPLYAVSVLAVTPCRGQLRFASKAALAFVPVAASTLVTILPLPGSSGAESWGFGYYSMNLLAPLTGGYLLEIPGNPIAHGGQGEGFNYLGFGVILLFLLAVWRTCGSRWRIINQHRYLFILCILLTLYALSSQIYFGETHILTNRIFKPFEPITDIFRSSGRFFWLPGYTIALFAVLAYAKRPNAHWATPVFIGLALIQLVDLQNHHENVSSYLHRPAEARGEIEIWDEHVPSDAEHLFFSPLFGCQDGPPTDLLAAMRFAIDEGMTINTGYVARHAPACNEGAASNIDQLGDNVVVFFDKDDYPKRSTALTRFNHRDGTCDDGQSVWICTP; translated from the coding sequence GTGACCGGCGATGCCCCGTGGTGGCACGCTCAGCGAGAAGACATCTCGCAGTACCTTGCGGGGCTTAACGCCTTCCTCGCTGAGCCGTGGAACTTTCCCCTCCTATCTGTTCAATCAATTGTCTACCCGCAAGGCACGAATGCGATTTTCCTGGATGTAATCCCCGCGCTCGCCCTTATTCTGAAACTCTTTGTTCCGGACACTGCGCTACCCATCAACCCTTACGGTGCCTGGCTGGCCGCATCCATTACTCTGCAAGCCGTCTTCGGGTGGCTGATCCTCCGCACACTGCAGGTCCGTCAGTGGGGGGCGCTCATCGCGCTTTCCTTTTTTCTGGTCAGCTTTCCCGCCCTCACACATCGCCTTGGCCATGTCAGCCTCACCTCCCATTGGCTACTTCTTGCAGGCCTGCTGCTCTACCTAAGGGGCTGGCAAGAGACCCGACTCCCCCTCATCAGCTGGTCCGCGCTGCTACTGATCGCCTTTTATATCAACCTCTACCTAACGGCGATGCTCATTCCGCTCTATGCCGTATCAGTTCTGGCTGTAACTCCCTGTCGCGGGCAGCTCCGCTTTGCATCAAAGGCCGCCCTCGCTTTTGTTCCAGTCGCCGCATCGACATTGGTCACCATCCTTCCGCTACCCGGTTCGAGCGGCGCCGAGAGCTGGGGTTTTGGCTACTACTCGATGAACCTGCTCGCGCCATTGACCGGCGGGTATCTGTTGGAAATCCCGGGGAACCCCATCGCCCATGGCGGCCAGGGCGAAGGCTTCAACTATCTGGGTTTTGGAGTGATTCTGCTTTTCTTATTGGCCGTCTGGCGTACATGCGGCAGCCGATGGCGGATCATCAATCAACATCGGTATCTCTTCATTCTCTGTATTTTGCTCACCCTCTACGCATTATCGTCACAAATCTACTTCGGTGAGACTCATATACTCACGAATCGTATCTTCAAGCCATTTGAACCTATCACTGACATTTTTCGGTCATCCGGCCGGTTCTTTTGGTTACCAGGATATACGATCGCTCTTTTTGCGGTTCTTGCCTACGCAAAAAGGCCAAACGCACACTGGGCAACCCCTGTTTTCATCGGCCTAGCGTTGATTCAATTGGTTGATCTTCAAAATCATCATGAAAATGTCTCCAGTTATCTCCATCGACCGGCGGAAGCCAGGGGCGAGATAGAAATTTGGGATGAGCACGTGCCTTCCGATGCTGAGCATCTTTTCTTTAGCCCCCTCTTCGGCTGTCAGGACGGGCCGCCGACCGATCTGCTAGCCGCCATGCGGTTCGCCATCGATGAGGGGATGACCATTAATACAGGCTATGTCGCCCGACACGCCCCAGCCTGCAACGAGGGCGCCGCGTCCAATATCGATCAGCTAGGTGATAACGTCGTTGTCTTTTTCGACAAAGATGACTATCCAAAGCGTTCGACCGCGCTCACACGATTCAATCACCGCGATGGCACATGCGATGATGGACAATCAGTGTGGATCTGCACGCCATGA
- a CDS encoding GtrA family protein, with translation MLIAEVGRLFKFGIVGGAATAVHLATASALLLIYPGFSVFLTNFLAFCSAVPVSFYGHQNFTFQRQGDSKKFFLVAFGGFLINNFFLGIVVTTTHMNGIASITISTLAVPVLIYTASRLWVFR, from the coding sequence ATGTTGATTGCTGAGGTTGGCCGGCTTTTCAAATTTGGGATTGTCGGGGGCGCTGCGACCGCTGTCCATCTGGCAACGGCATCTGCATTGCTCTTGATTTATCCGGGATTCTCAGTCTTTCTCACGAACTTTCTGGCATTCTGCAGCGCAGTACCGGTTTCTTTTTACGGTCACCAAAACTTTACCTTTCAACGTCAAGGCGACTCAAAAAAGTTTTTCTTGGTCGCATTCGGCGGGTTTCTAATCAATAACTTTTTCCTCGGTATCGTGGTGACGACGACACACATGAATGGCATCGCTTCCATCACAATCTCGACACTGGCGGTACCCGTACTTATCTACACCGCATCCCGCCTCTGGGTATTTCGTTGA
- a CDS encoding ATP-binding protein — translation MVLRATAHDWQGSHIRAFEYFGGVPETVVPDNLRSGVNKAHRYDPDLNIDYTRLAERYGVRVVPARVRSPRDKSLVDNAVLIIEREAISQIPFMDRLALLLDREVMAREDRQLVSPQWISKERNVLINGSTSVGKSYFACALAQKACRDGYVISRVGQNCWPKKRGPSLGSKVPL, via the coding sequence GTGGTTCTGCGAGCAACTGCGCATGACTGGCAGGGCTCGCATATCCGGGCGTTCGAGTACTTCGGCGGTGTACCGGAGACGGTGGTGCCGGATAACCTTAGAAGCGGTGTGAACAAGGCCCACCGCTACGACCCGGATCTGAACATCGACTACACGCGGCTTGCCGAGCGCTACGGCGTTCGCGTGGTCCCGGCACGGGTGCGTAGCCCGCGGGATAAGAGCCTCGTCGACAACGCAGTGTTGATCATCGAGCGCGAGGCCATCAGCCAGATACCTTTCATGGACCGCCTCGCCCTGCTGCTCGATCGTGAGGTCATGGCCCGGGAGGACCGCCAGCTCGTGAGCCCGCAATGGATAAGCAAGGAGCGTAACGTCCTCATCAACGGCTCCACCAGCGTCGGCAAGTCCTACTTCGCCTGCGCGCTTGCCCAGAAAGCCTGCCGAGATGGCTACGTGATCAGCCGGGTGGGTCAAAACTGTTGGCCAAAGAAGCGGGGCCCATCACTTGGAAGTAAGGTCCCTTTGTAG
- a CDS encoding DUF6447 family protein — protein MANTVTIDGNEYDLESLNEAAKSQLTNVQVTDQEIARLQQRLAIAQTARQAYARALQAELPQS, from the coding sequence ATGGCCAACACAGTCACCATCGACGGTAACGAATACGACCTTGAGAGCCTGAACGAGGCAGCGAAGTCGCAGCTCACGAACGTCCAAGTCACTGATCAGGAGATCGCCCGACTGCAGCAGCGGCTGGCCATTGCGCAGACGGCGCGGCAGGCCTACGCCCGGGCGCTGCAGGCGGAGTTACCGCAGTCCTGA
- a CDS encoding DUF1902 domain-containing protein → MLEMIVVKAIHDIDAGVWLVESSDIPGLSLEGNTLEHLAGKFPGAILDLIEASGGAGGKFDMPVMLIAQANSLAGELSKKPF, encoded by the coding sequence ATGTTGGAGATGATCGTGGTGAAAGCCATCCATGACATAGACGCGGGCGTCTGGCTGGTGGAGTCCTCGGATATTCCAGGACTCAGTTTGGAGGGCAATACGCTCGAACACCTTGCCGGGAAGTTCCCCGGCGCGATCCTTGACCTGATCGAAGCCAGTGGCGGTGCCGGAGGCAAGTTTGATATGCCGGTAATGCTGATCGCCCAAGCCAATAGCTTGGCCGGAGAGCTCTCGAAAAAGCCCTTCTGA